The DNA region NNNNNNNNNNNNNNNNNNNNNNNNNNNNNNNNNNNNNNNNNNNNNNNNNNNNNNNNNNNNNNNNNNNNNNNNNNNNNNNNNNNNNNNNNNNNNNNNNNNNNNNNNNNNNNNNNNNNNNNNNNNNNNNNNNNNNNNNNNNNNNNNNNNNNNNNNNNNNNNNNNNNNNNNNNNNNNNNNNNNNNNNNNNNNNNNNNNNNNNNNNNNNNNNNNNNNNNNNNNNNNNNNNNNNNNNNNNNNNNNNNNNNNNNNNNNNNNNNNNNNNNNNNNNNNNNNNNNNNNNNNNNNNNNNNNNNNNNNNNNNNNNNNNNNNNNNNNNNNNNNNNNNNNNNNNNNNNNNNNNNNNNNNNNNNNNNNNNNNNNNNNNNNNNNNNNNNNNNNNNNNNNNNNNNNNNNNNNNNNNNNNNNNNNNNNNNNNNNNNNNNNNNNNNNNNNNNNNNNNNNNNNNNNNNNNNNNNNNNNNNNNNNNNNNNNNNNNNNNNNNNNNNNNNNNNNNNNNNNNNNNNNNNNNNNNNNNNNNNNNNNNNNNNNNNNNNNNNNNNNNNNNNNNNNNNNNNNNNNNNNNNNNNNNNNNNNNNNNNNNNNNNNNNNNNNNNNNNNNNNNNNNNNNNNNNNNNNNNNNNNNNNNNNNNNNNNNNNNNNNNNNNNNNNNNNNNNNNNNNNNNNNNNNNNNNNNNNNNNNNNNNNNNNNNNNNNNNNNNNNNNNNNNNNNNNNNNNNNNNNNNNNNNNNNNNNNNNNNNNNNNNNNNNNNNNNNNNNNNNNNNNNNNNNNNNNNNNNNNNNNNNNNNNNNNNNNNNNNNNNNNNNNNNNNNNttttttttttttttttttttggctctaGAGTGTGGCCCTGTGGGCTTCTTTCTTGTCAAGTTCTTAATGTCTTGAAACAGATTGCTTTTGTTCTTCAGTTTCAAGAAGTATTGGATTTTGTATTGCTCAAGAGTGGCTACTGAAAGTGTAATAAATTTTGGCAGAAGAAGAAATagggggtgggtgggtgggagTGGGGGTTGGAGCATGTGTAACAATGATTATTGGGAAATGACTTGAGTACTTGACTTTCTCTGCAAATCAGACCAATCTTACATAATTTACTTGCAAAAATAGTTAAACCCTTGCAATAAAGATGTGATCTCTGTGtgtatctgtgtgtgtgtgtgtgtgtgtgtgtgtctgtgtgtgtttgTAAATATACAAAGAGAACTGctttaattgtctttttttGGACATCAGTTTGCTCAGATTTGTGCATTGAAGTGAAGATTGTGGAGTACTTGGAGCAATGGTTTTGGGACCAAGTGGCAAGACTAGGGGAGTCCCCTCGGTTCAGGTTGAATATCTAATTAACATTGTGGAGATAAAGCCTTGGCCTCCTTCTCAATCACTGAAGACGCATAAAGCTGTTGTTATTCAATGGGAACACGGAGAGAAGAATTCGGGTTCCACTAATCAGGTTGCCCCAATGCTTGAGACCGAGTCTGGTGTTGGTAATGGAAGAATTGAATTCAACGAGTCTTTTAGGGTTCCGGTTACACTATTGAGGGAAATTTCCAGTAAAAGTGTGAATGGGGATACTTTCCAAAAGAATTGCATTGAGTTCAACTTGTATGAGCCACGGAGAGACACGACTGTGAAGGGTCAACTGTTAGGCACTGCGGTTATAGATTTTGCCAATTATGGGGTTGTTAAAGAGGGTTTAAATGTGAGTGTTCCTATTAACTGCAAGCGGAGTTATAGGAACACTGTGCAGCCTCTTCTCTGCTTGAAAATTCAGACAGTAGGAAAGGGTCGGACGAAGCCCTTGGTGAGGAACAACGTGAGGAGGGAGTCATCAATGGACAGCAGCGTTGGTGAGTCTGTTTCTGCATTGGTGAGTGAAGAATACACCGAGGAAGCTGAGACTGCTTCGTACACTGATGACGATGTTTCCTCACACTCATCGTTGGTTAACTCTTCTTCAGCTGTTGAGTCAAACTGCAGTTCACCACACCAAAAAGAGGTATATTGCTTGCATGATTTATGCTCCTCCATTATTTTTGCCCGCGGGGACTTCTTAgctctttaaattttttccttttatagtATGCTTGGATGGGTGGAAAATGGGGGTAAAGAAAATCGGgcaaaatttttttattcatgttTCAATCATCTTGGTTCTCCAACATCTTTAAATAGTTGTTGATAATGTGATAGCAATATGGAAAATTCTTGCAGAATGGATCTGAAGGAGGGAAAAATAGGCGTGCAGAAGCTGAAAACAATCATGTATTAGGTTCAGagcaaaagattaaaaatttagACAAGAAGCTAGTTGCTGAACCAGTTTTGAGTTTGAATGCGAGTTCTTCTTCCTCCCCATCCACAGCTTTGTCATCGGATCTTGAATGGATCTCGAAGAAAATTGGTGCCCGTAACAACATTAAATCCTCAACTTCATTTGAGAAGGATAGCACAATGGAGTGCAACCCGAACACTAATGTCAAAACCAACACTGGACAACAAGCTGAAGGTGTTGACAGTGTAGTGATAAATTGTGAAAATGGTAGCCAAAATCATAGCCACCAAAGAACCGAGGAAAGTATATGTGATGGCTCACTTGTAAGCATTGATGATAATAGGAACTCTAATAACTCTGTTGGTCATATAATTGAGGCAGATATTGACGAGAGCTTTTCAACCTCCTCAAATGGTATTCAAGAGGATGCAAGAACTGGTGCGACTGATAATGGTTTAGCTGAGGGTGAAAATACGGAGGGCCATCAAGGAAACACTCAAGAACTAGTCACAGAAAGAGACAAGCACCAAGAAACTGGAGAAGGGAAAGAATTGATTATAGAGAAAGGGCAGTGCTCAGAAGGTGAGCCTGTCAATAGTTGTCTGCAAGACACTACTACTAAACAACACTTGGAAGGTAATAGTGCAATTGCCGCTGGCGGAGGAAGCTTTGGAGCAAAGACTACCTGCAATGAGAGATTAAACCATGTGAGCTCTGTTCACACCTTGGGGGAATCAAATAGGGCTAATGGATCTGTCAGAAGTAATCAGTTTGTCTTGAGAGACAAACGGAATAGCATCGAAGGTATCACAAGCAATGACTGGAAGGACACTAAGGTGCGCTCCAAAGAAACTACAAATGTGGTTCTGGAAAGAAAATGCCAAGAGTTGGAGCAAAAGGTACAAATGCTTGAAGGAGAATTGAGAGAAGCTGCTGCTGTCGAGATTGGTCTTTTCTCTGTGGTTGCTGAACATGGAAGTTCTACAAATAAGGTCCATGCTCCAGCTCGACGCCTCTCTAGGCTTTATTTTCATGCCTGTAAAGAAAATTCTGTATTGAGGAGACTAAGTGCAGCAAGAAGTGTGGTCTCTGGATTGATTTTGGTTGCAAAAGCATGTGGAAATGATGTCCCCAGGTCTGTTCTGATTATACCACTTCCTTTTCATTCTCTGGCCAGCTCTAGTCTCTTGTCAATGAACATAGCATATTAACTTGTAGACAATATAGTGATTGATTCATTGATTGCCTACTAATTATGGGAAATAATACTGAATGAGTAAGAAATATGCTTATAAAGAAACTATATGATGATTTTCGTTTTAAATGAATGGGTTTATCTGGGTGCCATTGCACATTCAATCTGCAAGGGGGTGGGGGGCATTCTTGATCTATTAAAATTGAACTAATACTTTTCATTCTGAAGCCTTGTGAATATGGAATTATTCAAACTGATGCAAAGGAAATATGTTTTTCTCATATTGATCCCTTATGATCTCCTTTTTCTCCTTCCCAAATGGCAGATTGACTTTCTGGTTGTCAAATTGTGTTTTGCTGAGAGCAGCTATTTGCAAATTCAGTGAAAAGCAGCAATTACCGCTTTCTTCTGAATATAGTAAAAATGCCGAGGTCAAGAATGAAAGGAAGCCATCTCCGCTCAAGTGGCAGTCCTTTCCCAACAAGAAGAGTGTTGGAAATGATCTTCCTGGGACATTTGAAGATTGGGAGAACCCTCTTGGATTTACAAAAGCACTTGAGAAGGTTGAAGCTTGGATCTTCTCTCGAATCATAGAATCTATTTGGTGGCAGgtctctctctctttcactCTATAATAAGTATTGCGTAGATGTTTATCTACTTTCCTAGGGACAGACCCTTGtctgaaattatttttgttaatgtAAAAATGCTTTAAGTTATGGTAAACATGCTTTTTGTTTGAACTGTAAGTAATACTATTCaagtattaaaaattaatggCCATTGCATTCTTCCAGACTTTCACTCCGCATATGCAGTCTGGTGCTGCCACAAGCTTGGATTCCGAAATAAGCAAAATCTATCAAAGAACTTCTAGTTCATGTAGTGAAGACCCCGAAAATTTTCCTTTGGAGCTTTGGAAGAAGGCCTTCAGGGATGCATATGAAAGGATTTGCCCTGTTCGAGCTGGAGGACATGAGTGTGGATGTCTACACCTGCTCTCTAAACTGGTAAAATATGATTTGAGTTCGTCATATTTGGTAGATGGTTGATAATATCTTTCATATTCGAACGGTGTTTCGTTAACTTATTTGAATCATCATGAACCTAGTTGACGCGTGGATGAATTCCCTTTAATGACCAGATCATGCAGCAATGTGTGGCTAGGTTGGACGTTGCCATGTTCAATGCAATCCTTCGAGAGTCTGCTGATGATATTCCAACAGATCCAGTATCTGACCCCATCAGCAATCCCGAGGTTCTTCCTATTCCAGCCGGAAAAGCGAGCTTTGCAGCTGGTGCACAACTGAAAAATGCGGTGAGAATCATTAATGCTGAAGTGGGTGGAAGTTAGAATTATCCATATAAACAACTCATAACCCTAAGCTAAGCTCTCCGTTATTGACACTAAGTTCTTGAATAAAATTGCTCTTAGACAAAAAATGTTCTTTCATTTGGATCCCAGATTGGAAATTGGTCGAGATGGCTGGCTGATCTCTTTGGTATTGATGATGACGACGAAGACGAGGACTTGGTTGAGGATGATGAAAATACGGCAGATAATAGTAATGGCCAtgagagaaaaggaaaagatGCGTGCTCGAAGCCTTTCTATCTTCTTAATGCAATGAGTGACCTTATGATGCTTCCAAAGGATATGCTACTAAGTAGGACAGTAAGAAAAGAGGTTTGATTCAGAATCTTGAAACTCTTTAAAGTAGATATTAGTAGCACTAGTCTATCAGCTCTAACTCGATTTCTCTTCAGGTATGCCCCACGTTTGGACTCTCGCTGATAAGAACGGTTCTTAATGTCTTCATCCCAGACGAATTCTGCCCCGACCCAATTCCTAATGTTGTACTTGAAGCCCTTAATTCAGAGGTGAGCTCATCATAGCTTTGCTTCACGTTTTTTGGTTCTCACGgaacgggaaacttaacactgcacAATAATTCACATATTAACAAGAAAGAAAGTTAGCAGTTTGAGATTTCGGGTTGTTGTGCTTGTGTGTGTTACAGGACCACATGGAAGTGGAGGAAGAAAGCGTGGTAAACTTCCCGTGCTCAGCAGCTCCCATTGTGTACTCGCCACCCTCAGCAGCTGCACTCGACGGGATCTTAGGTGACATCAGTAGCAGCAGTTCTCAGCTGACGAGGAGCAGATCTTCAGTGCTCAAGAAATCATACACGAGCGACGATGAGCTGGATGAATTGGATTCGCCGCTAAATTTGATCACAATGGAGAACAGTAAGGTGACAAAACCTCGGGATGGGAGTGGGAATGGGAATGGTGTCAGATATCAACTCCTGAGGGAGGTG from Ipomoea triloba cultivar NCNSP0323 chromosome 6, ASM357664v1 includes:
- the LOC116022684 gene encoding uncharacterized protein LOC116022684, coding for MVLGPSGKTRGVPSVQVEYLINIVEIKPWPPSQSLKTHKAVVIQWEHGEKNSGSTNQVAPMLETESGVGNGRIEFNESFRVPVTLLREISSKSVNGDTFQKNCIEFNLYEPRRDTTVKGQLLGTAVIDFANYGVVKEGLNVSVPINCKRSYRNTVQPLLCLKIQTVGKGRTKPLVRNNVRRESSMDSSVGESVSALVSEEYTEEAETASYTDDDVSSHSSLVNSSSAVESNCSSPHQKENGSEGGKNRRAEAENNHVLGSEQKIKNLDKKLVAEPVLSLNASSSSSPSTALSSDLEWISKKIGARNNIKSSTSFEKDSTMECNPNTNVKTNTGQQAEGVDSVVINCENGSQNHSHQRTEESICDGSLVSIDDNRNSNNSVGHIIEADIDESFSTSSNGIQEDARTGATDNGLAEGENTEGHQGNTQELVTERDKHQETGEGKELIIEKGQCSEGEPVNSCLQDTTTKQHLEGNSAIAAGGGSFGAKTTCNERLNHVSSVHTLGESNRANGSVRSNQFVLRDKRNSIEGITSNDWKDTKVRSKETTNVVLERKCQELEQKVQMLEGELREAAAVEIGLFSVVAEHGSSTNKVHAPARRLSRLYFHACKENSVLRRLSAARSVVSGLILVAKACGNDVPRLTFWLSNCVLLRAAICKFSEKQQLPLSSEYSKNAEVKNERKPSPLKWQSFPNKKSVGNDLPGTFEDWENPLGFTKALEKVEAWIFSRIIESIWWQTFTPHMQSGAATSLDSEISKIYQRTSSSCSEDPENFPLELWKKAFRDAYERICPVRAGGHECGCLHLLSKLIMQQCVARLDVAMFNAILRESADDIPTDPVSDPISNPEVLPIPAGKASFAAGAQLKNAIGNWSRWLADLFGIDDDDEDEDLVEDDENTADNSNGHERKGKDACSKPFYLLNAMSDLMMLPKDMLLSRTVRKEVCPTFGLSLIRTVLNVFIPDEFCPDPIPNVVLEALNSEDHMEVEEESVVNFPCSAAPIVYSPPSAAALDGILGDISSSSSQLTRSRSSVLKKSYTSDDELDELDSPLNLITMENSKVTKPRDGSGNGNGVRYQLLREVWMSSE